One window of Phoenix dactylifera cultivar Barhee BC4 chromosome 5, palm_55x_up_171113_PBpolish2nd_filt_p, whole genome shotgun sequence genomic DNA carries:
- the LOC103711627 gene encoding nudC domain-containing protein 2, which yields MAEKLAPDKRHSFVHNGQKVFEWDQTLEEVNVYLDLPPNVPKKLFYCKIQSQHIEVGIRGNPPYLNRDLACPVKTDSSFWTLEDGTMHVTLQKRDKGHTWSSPIVGQGLLDPYSVDLEQKRLMLQRFQEENPGFDFSQAQFTGTCPDPRTFMGGVRSD from the exons ATGGCGGAGAAGTTGGCACCGGACAAGCGACACAGCTTTGTCCACAACG GGCAGAAGGTGTTCGAATGGGATCAAACTTTGGAGGAGGTTAACGTCTACCTCGATCTCCCCCCGAATGTCCCGAAGAAGCTATTCTATTGCAAGATCCAGTCGCAGCATATCGAAGTTGGCATCAGAGGCAACCCCCCTTATCTCAAC CGTGATCTCGCCTGCCCCGTAAAGACTGATTCGTCGTTTTGGACGCTTG AGGATGGGACAATGCATGTGACACTGCAGAAGAGAGACAAAGGACACACATGGTCATCTCCAATAGTCGGGCAGGGTCTCCTAGATCCTTATTCAGTGGATCTTGAACAGAAGCGCCTTATGCTGCAGAGGTTCCAAGAAGAG AATCCAGGATTTGACTTTTCTCAGGCTCAGTTCACGGGAACCTGCCCTGACCCCAGGACCTTCATGGGTGGGGTACGATCTGACTGA